From a single Leishmania panamensis strain MHOM/PA/94/PSC-1 chromosome 2 sequence genomic region:
- a CDS encoding hypothetical protein (TriTrypDB/GeneDB-style sysID: LpmP.02.0050), giving the protein MTPSLGRSCACGGRVAQATRTVTGRWPSLPLTCRRRWFATSSQMLCKSFRSTDIRGSGLWGMHQPHSPARMSLVRNHVVSTAAHREKGVLPGGSPLHSDAMLSPAGAPSPTNFTLDPPFTRVAGEEEVSPGPCDYVCRRCCALVFRSSSLARTSRVGRHESGWPTFVAPSTPSALRLATVLQKSLVAGLSDTSRHESVSNISTGLTTPRRPLGIAVPHNSVVQRGLSVEGDLVRRRGRQICRQEAKTWREACLRDENHRADPAVALGLCSTCGTPLCHVTQSAAEGTRYVSTAAFIAAQAEDTTRRG; this is encoded by the coding sequence ATGACCCCCTCGTTagggcgcagctgcgcatgcgGCGGTCGAGTAGCTCAAGCGACTCGAACAGTCACCGGCCGATGGCCATCTCTGCCACTGACTTGTAGAAGGCGGTGGTTTGCCACCTCATCTCAGATGCTGTGCAAGTCCTTCCGATCTACGGACATCCGTGGAAGTGGTCTTTGGGGAATGCATCAGCCACATTCCCCGGCGCGCATGTCCTTAGTGCGCAATCATGTTGTATCGACCgctgcgcacagagagaagggcgtgcTTCCAGGTGGCTCTCCACTGCACTCGGATGCCATGCTGAGTCCGGCTGGCGCGCCTTCACCAACAAACTTTACACTGGACCCGCCCTTTACTCGCGTCgccggagaggaggaggtctCGCCAGGTCCTTGCGATTATGTGTGTCGTCGCTGTTGTGCGCTTGTCTTCCGCAGCAGTAGTTTGGCCCGTACAAGCCGCGTAGGCCGACACGAGAGTGGATGGCCGACGTTTGTGGCTCCCTCCACACCGTCCGCGCTTCGGCTTGCCACGGTGTTACAGAAGAGTCTCGTTGCGGGACTCAGCGACACATCACGTCATGAGTCCGTCAGCAACATTTCCACCGGTCTCACTACGCCACGACGACCACTTGGTATTGCTGTGCCGCACAACAGCGTCGTGCAACGCGGGCTCTCCGTCGAGGGCGACTTGGTGCGTAGGCGGGGAAGACAAATCTGTCGGCAAGAGGCAAAGACGTGGAGGGAGGCGTGTCTGAGAGACGAAAACCACCGCGCTGACccagcagtggcgctgggtctctgcagcacctgcggcACCCCTCTCTGCCACGTCACGCAGTCCGCTGCTGAAGGGACGCGGTACGTCTCCACGGCCGCGTTTATCGCGGCTCAAGCCGAGGACACGACACGGCGTGGGTAG
- a CDS encoding hypothetical protein (TriTrypDB/GeneDB-style sysID: LpmP.02.0060): protein MSTKTGGMRKPVEEKALLSELSRMFHLLKANRKEQRYGREAATAAAASSAGVCTTGAKASKRATRDVRRGSQRRSRRGGSIWIVLKGGFGPRSVPTAAQAERVDTRANGRALLSERRRAAALKEAEAYIQSAWQQAQEAELLTKDGTPTEEGDAYLAEQYAMASRMLCPPTTGAHLSQLVANHCSSGLDNAVTGATHGQPAYVLTRSEWEDLCTREAAILFRYRTSATPCGTAEDYFKEQQQARENTYHFATAEPTARAGDIVPTKCLVRIRDSQREKHTCIMSTAKSVNYFKSNFGQVLRKELSGSRLPRGSTADEAAAAASANTSRGNHQATLQPGAATSSSSSGKRRRRR from the coding sequence ATGTCTACCAAAACAGGCGGAATGCGCAAGCCGGTTGAGGAAAAGGCGCTGCTATCGGAGCTCAGCAGAATGTTCCACCTGCTGAAGGCGAACCGAAAAGAGCAACGATATGGACGCGAggctgccacagcggcggcagcctcgAGTGCAGGTGTGTGCACGACAGGCGCTAAAGCCTCGAAAAGAGCCACGCGCGATGTACGCAGGggctcgcagcggcgcagcaggcgcggcgGGTCCATTTGGATTGTGCTGAAGGGTGGCTTTGGCCCGAGGAGTGTGCCGaccgcggcgcaggcggagCGGGTTGACACTCGTGCTAACGGCCGAGCTCTACTCTCGGAAAGgcggcgcgcggcggcgctcaagGAGGCTGAGGCATACATTCAGAGCGCATGGCAGCAGGCACAGGAGGCGGAACTCCTCACCAAGGACGGCACACCGACGGAGGAGGGTGACGCCTACCTCGCCGAGCAGTACGCCATGGCGTCGCGAATGCTTTGCCCTCCTACCACTGGCGCTCACCTCTCTCAGCTCGTCGCTAaccactgcagcagtgggTTGGACAACGCTGTCACGGGGGCCACGCACGGCCAACCCGCGTACGTGCTGACCCGCAGCGAATGGGAGGATCTCTGCACACGCGAGGCGGCTATACTTTTCCGTTATCGCACGAGTGCCACACCCTGTGGGACGGCGGAGGACTATTTCaaggagcagcaacaggcCCGCGAGAATACCTACCACTTTGCCACGGCGGAGCCGACGGCGAGGGCTGGCGATATCGTACCGACCAAATGCCTCGTGCGCATTCGTGACagccaaagagagaagcacacgtgCATTATGAGCACTGCCAAGTCAGTGAACTACTTTAAATCCAACTTTGGCCAGGTTCTGCGGAAGGAGCTCAGCGGATCGCGTCTGCCACGTGGCAGTACCgccgacgaggcggcggcggccgccagcgccaaTACTAGCAGGGGAAATCATcaagcgacgctgcagccTGGTGCAGCGACAAGCAGCTCGAGTAGCGGtaagaggagaaggcggcgctaA
- a CDS encoding hypothetical protein (TriTrypDB/GeneDB-style sysID: LpmP.02.0070) produces MQEADIPNPNLFPLGRDGGWPWPRQHGSVGQSGTSSGDAAGHGGRIAAPLSGRHAPVASGASAADMRGMAHCSPQPRAGGLRSAARGVAVKSSGDDDPLNVNTSSTSSSTTSLQWRRHNPYRTASTTTSSPAHSPRACHSGSPLALPGSLADIRSSGSAPASPHLNAVLNPHASRSSRGAASDSEAPYRLQPASPSRSGHDPGTFSPKAMQARETLSRTSSAVSCLSSHYSCSDQRHSSNTGLLPDVGVVTGATSSSGVFLMHTYQFHLDTHDQSGAASSSATAQHSYTTMDHFFEETGGFPVDADFGADSYNRRRSGALRSSPDDMGHHQRSGGTDSWYDSGGTAPPSLNATARHHTPGQASLRLSGIGWCARVSLPKENVRGQSPIDSVGASGTAGADTSIGQTGSSAVQGPHRLTKPPSAISSTEAMREWQQAWLSAEPNDSDGAPTMPSYMDPILTPPDLPEVEQCRHAHNHQHHQYQPQRKPNASPAAPSPVISSAATPGFTVSQLTELLEAHRGRTHGGGGKDEAVDEVRCPAGSQFSVYDSGMRRHYLIKSEQVAITRGAIKYASLTERYGSQTRFRFQLCNRYLHHRCSSAAECQYIHSLFVSTATQVHVNENGITTYGVRQMIREELAGGRNTLEYPTITPGIVFAVYPPNQLNSFPQFILSELILQTEGAVQTSQALSGDAAHGAEATIVRPRHCAHFQFKRMCNLGASCRFIHSLVPFVQGLVNQPPLPACVNLNALSGLAAGGVFPSAVFDGNGREAIRGGGGAGGTSVAVPRPIRSQCVLSVWPNVVGTAQEAALSPLLPPPPALLSRPAVAMARCGRMNAVYETDDHETQIAPQGVPQYVNSTEVCAAGAPLYPTVAPIDVAEVGGESVVVMPPPHEKQHGATAAVGLHGSCAPPPPNSTVALLQRRFNIAQRRRGHRRR; encoded by the coding sequence ATGCAGGAGGCAGACATCCCCAACCCTAACCTCTTCCCCTTGGGCAGAGACGGCGGTTGGCCGTGGCCGCGGCAACACGGTTCGGTGGGGCAGAGCGGCACATCTTCGGGGGACGCCGCCGGGCACGGAGGCCGGatagcggcgccgctgtcagGGCGACACGCGCCGGTCGCCAGTGGGGCAAGTGCAGCGGACATGCGCGGGATGGCGCACTGCTCCCCACAGCCTCGCGCCGGCGGCcttcgcagcgctgcgcgaggagtCGCCGTGAaaagcagcggcgacgatgacCCCCTGAATGTgaacaccagcagcacctccagctcgACCACCTCGCTACAGTGGCGTCGCCATAACCCCTACCGGAcagcctccaccaccacttccagCCCAGCGCACTCGCCCCGTGCGTGTCACTCTGGAAGCCCTCTTGCATTACCGGGTAGCCTcgccgacatccgcagcagtggctctGCGCCTGCATCGCCGCACCTGAATGCGGTTCTTAATCCGCACGCGtctcgcagcagccgcgggGCCGCGTCCGATAGCGAGGCCCCGTACCGTCTTCAGCCAGCATCGCCGAGCAGATCCGGGCACGACCCCGGCACCTTCTCTCCGAAGGCTATGCAGGCACGCGAAACGCTGTCGCGTACCTCTTCTGCTGTAAGTTGCCTCAGCAGTCATTACAGCTGTAGCGaccagcggcacagcagcaacaccggGCTCCTTCCCGACGTGGGCGTAGTGACGGGCGCCACCTCGAGCTCTGGCGTGTTCCTTATGCACACCTACCAGTTTCACCTCGACACGCATGACCAGAGCGGGGCAGCATCGTCGTCCGCAACGGCGCAGCACTCGTACACAACAATGGACCATTTCTTTGAAGAGACAGGCGGCTTTCCTGTCGATGCAGACTTCGGGGCCGACAGCTACAATCGGCGGCGCTCTGGTGCTTTGCGCAGCTCTCCGGATGACATGGGCCATCACCAGCGGAGTGGCGGTACTGACAGCTGgtacgacagcggcggcaccgcacccccctccctcaacGCGACTGCGCGCCACCACACACCCGGTCAAgcctctcttcgtctttccGGCATTGGCTGGTGTGCACGCGTGTCTTTGCCAAAGGAAAACGTGCGTGGGCAGAGCCCAATCGACTCTGTGGGGGCCTCTGGCACCGCGGGCGCGGATACGAGCATCGGACAGACCGGGTCATCGGCGGTGCAGGGGCCTCACAGACTCACAAAGCCACCCTCAGCGATTTCCTCGACCGAGGCGATGCGCGAGTGGCAGCAGGCTTGGTTGAGTGCCGAACCGAatgacagcgacggtgcGCCCACCATGCCGTCCTACATGGACCCTATTTTGACACCACCAGACCTCCCCGAGGTGGAGCAGTGCAGGCATGCCCACAAccatcagcaccaccagtATCAGCCGCAACGCAAGCCAAACGCTAGCCCCGCAGCTCCGTCACCTGTCATCAGCTCAGCCGCAACGCCGGGTTTCACCGTTTCCCAACTCACGGAGCTTCTAGAGGCGCACCGAGGGCGTACgcacggtggtggcggtaaAGACGAGGCGGTAGATGAGGTTAGGTGTCCTGCGGGGTCGCAGTTCTCCGTTTACGATTCTGGCATGCGACGACACTACCTCATCAAGAGCGAGCAGGTTGCCATCACGCGTGGCGCCATTAAATACGCCTCTCTGACCGAGCGCTACGGCAGCCAAACGCGATTTCGCTTTCAGCTGTGCAACCGCTATctacaccaccgctgctccagcgcgGCGGAGTGCCAATACATCCACAGCCTTTTCGTCTCGACGGCAACGCAGGTGCATGTCAACGAAAATGGCATCACTACCTACGGTGTGCGCCAGATGATCCGTGAGGAGCTCGCTGGGGGCCGCAACACGCTCGAGTACCCTACCATCACACCAGGCATAGTCTTTGCCGTCTACCCCCCAAACCAACTTAACAGCTTCCCGCAATTCATACTGTCGGAGCTAATTCTGCAGACTGAGGGTGCTGTGCAGACGTCCCAGGCACTCAGCGGAGACGCAGCCCACGGCGCTGAGGCCACCATCGTGCGCCCACGACACTGCGCGCACTTTCAGTTCAAGCGCATGTGCAATTTGGGCGCTTCCTGCCGCTTTATTCACTCGCTGGTTCCGTTCGTGCAGGGGCTGGTAAATCAGCCACCACTGCCCGCGTGTGTCAACTTGAACGCCCTCAGTGGCCTCGCTGCCGGTGGCGTTTTCCCCTCTGCTGTGTTTGACGGCAACGGTAGAGAGGCAATTcggggaggtggcggtgcaggcggGACAAGCGTAGCCGTGCCGCGACCGATACGCAGTCAGTGCGTCCTGTCTGTGTGGCCGAATGTGGTGGGGACTGCGCAAGAGGCGGCGCTTTCGCCGctactgccaccaccgccggcgctATTATCTAGGCCTGCAGTAGCGATGGCGCGGTGTGGCAGGATGAATGCTGTCTACGAGACAGATGACCACGAGACTCAGATAGCCCCGCAAGGGGTTCCACAGTATGTTAACAGCACTGAGGTGTGTGCGGCGGGTGCACCGCTGTATCCGACAGTGGCGCCCATTGATGTTGCAGAGGTCGGCGGTGAatcagtggtggtgatgccgCCTCCACACGAGAAGCAGCacggtgccaccgcagcggtgggcctccacggcagctgcgcccccccccccccaaacaGCACCGTGGCGTTGCTTCAAAGGAGATTTAATatagcgcagcggcgccgagggCACAGACGACGCTGA
- a CDS encoding exportin T (tRNA exportin)-like protein (TriTrypDB/GeneDB-style sysID: LpmP.02.0080): protein MTSPESFTQALQLTHSFDMSVSYNARLEAERYLMELRESAEGLKLSFHIINEAADELRCFWAFNTVIHHLPMLAATVDAVQAQELYRTLLLFIHRYLFEPRTVAPVDYVINKHAQMMVVGLQMFYPARWQSFFDDLFEMLSRCPPSPYPSTADLVTVYVLRIFEYIDERVVCARDRQERGKQQQARNMELKDAMRERVIPQAVAMWYNILLSDARVRNPNMAKLCMTVIHTYIEWVDVGLFLTANWINLLHFLLAVPPLQVAACECLLALVEKKQLPGMKMESLRTLSVVDSLPRMVSLFELPPPSEAAVLFIEAVAKFAVAVAGQFLALLESSSSLAQQQPATHSAAVVEVNGMVLQDQPFTVTTDLLDGLAGALHAVVAQVIRVLQLNLFDVRDALLPFLQVYLKSTYLLESEAVELLATLFHQTRIPGVVYHEDRVWEDSVIDQRRALHNLLRLLHRRHPGIVMPHLHSVFFTGLNRLNEGGSIVKTSALKDDADFTDPEVLEAALRYLYEIGESLRLDSLKDPNDTVTQLLQRLLMTEAVASGEATCVHLAFFEVLSRYYLFFTYHPQFIPLLLQRLLLQPCGVVNRSDPVRARICYLFGYLVQVLKGQLVTYAADMVNALHSIVTTAPQLQPSDRRELYEATGILLSICSEEARTASDNSSPEALRLLAASATLDSYGATVLSTAVLTEVATLLGRKAELVRIVVGSALHSLQQTSASCPAMNGNATGSSNLAATGSVGVADHTVADVISFLSALAKGLGNTESSTGAELVAESGVNSSSASSPNGSVGEQLPMCSTPNTSSLAVGRPLTACGTSSDAPLSTLPAMSRTNVLVAQVFLHVTQRVMEVLNQLAGSSTVRESVGQLFHQLINTLPYEMLRPYIEEYVAVCLNWMETIPELAKLLRLMFQYANKAGNRGVLSVARLTSLLWQRLCVVGELSEASPVVCLGVVSESARERVSLYKQFFTFLFSVSAWGCVAAFGLMPSACWISILRQLCYALTLPAELELPKAALQVLEKLTQELTDSVVAQAVAQYSSAADVVDAATAQRNQQIFRECLLQEALPTAFSALTDLSFDLDDAKNFLLMGEVLHFFRLLVARYGDPAMQVLYERVAPYVGETTAMECCTVIRDQPRVNAALKAKMKQLLSHVHASRRQTPAHLLA from the coding sequence ATGACAAGCCCGGAGAGCTTtacgcaggcgctgcagctcacccACAGCTTTGACATGAGTGTTTCTTACAATGCACGGCTCGAGGCGGAGCGCTACCtgatggagctgcgcgaAAGCGCGGAAGGGCTGAAGTTGAGCTTTCATATCATCAACGAGGCGGCGGACGAGCTGCGGTGCTTCTGGGCTTTCAACACAGTCATTCATCACCTCCCAATGCTGGCAGCCACGGTTGACGCGGTGCAAGCGCAGGAGCTGTACCGTACACTCTTGTTGTTTATCCACCGGTACCTCTTCGAGCCCCGAACAGTGGCGCCGGTGGACTACGTTATCAACAAGCACGCCCagatgatggtggtggggctGCAGATGTTCTACCCAGCGCGCTGGCAGTCATTTTTCGATGATCTGTTTGAAATGCTCAGCCGCTGCCCGCCAAGCCCCTACCCCTCCACTGCTGATCTGGTCACCGTGTACGTGTTGCGCATCTTCGAGTACATCGACGAGCGTGTCGTGTGCGCACGGGATCGACAGGAGCgcggcaagcagcagcaggctcgCAACATGGAGTTGAAGGACGCGatgcgagagagagtcaTTCCGCAAGCAGTGGCTATGTGGTACAACATACTCCTTAGCGACGCCCGTGTGCGCAACCCCAACATGGCGAAGCTGTGCATGACCGTAATCCACACGTACATTGAGTGGGTTGATGTGGGCCTCTTCCTGACGGCGAACTGGATCAATCttctccacttcctcctcgctgtgccGCCCTTGCAGGTGGCGGCCTGCGAGTGCCTCTTAGCGCTGGTGGAGAAGAAGCAACTCCCTGGCATGAAGATGGAGTCCCTCAGGACCCTAAGCGTAGTAGACTCGCTGCCGCGCATGGTGTCGCTGTtcgagctgccgccaccctcggaggcggcggtgctttTCATCGAAGCGGTGGCCAAGTTCGCCGTGGCCGTAGCCGGTCAGTTTCTTGCCCTTCTGGAatcttcctcgtcgctcgcacagcagcagccggccACCCACTCGGCTGCCGTGGTTGAGGTGAATGGTATGGTGCTACAGGACCAACCCTTCACCGTCACGACAGACCTCCTCGACGGGCTCGCAGGTGCGTTGCATGCCGTTGTTGCGCAGGTGATTCGAGTGCTCCAGCTGAACCTCTTTGACGTGCGTGACGCGCTGTTGCCCTTCCTGCAGGTCTATCTCAAGAGTACGTACCTGCTAGAGTCCGAGGCAGTCGAGCTCCTCGCGACGCTTTTTCACCAAACGAGAATTCCCGGCGTGGTCTACCACGAGGACCGTGTCTGGGAGGACTCGGTGATTGATCAGCGGAGGGCACTGCATAACTtgctgaggctgctgcaccgccgtcacccTGGCATAGTCATGCCACACCTTCACAGTGTCTTCTTCACCGGGCTCAATCGGCTGAACGAGGGTGGCAGTATAGTGAAGACGTCTGCGTTGAAGGATGACGCGGACTTCACAGACCCtgaggtgctggaggcggcgctgcggtacCTCTACGAGATTGGCGAGTCCCTCCGTCTTGATAGCCTCAAAGACCCGAACGATACCGTCACACAACTACTACAGCGTCTCCTGATGACGGAGGCAGTGGCCAGTGGTGAGGCCACATGTGTACACTTGGCCTTCTTCGAAGTGCTGAGTCGCTACTACCTCTTCTTCACGTACCACCCGCAGTTTATTCCGCTGTTGCTCCAGcggctgctcctgcagccgtGCGGCGTAGTGAATCGCAGCGACCCCGTACGAGCTCGTATCTGCTACTTATTTGGCTACCTTGTGCAGGTGCTCAAGGGCCAACTTGTCACCTACGCGGCAGACATGGTCAACGCATTGCACAGTATCGTCACGaccgcgccgcagctgcagcccagCGATCGCCGCGAGCTCTACGAGGCAACAGGAATTCTTCTCAGCATCTGTAGTGAGGAGGCGAGGACCGCTTCTGACAACAGCTCAccggaggcgctgcgactgctcgctgcctccgccactCTGGACAGCTACGGTGCTACTGTGCTCTCCACTGCCGTGCTCACAgaggtggcgacgctgctgggTCGCAAAGCAGAGCTTGTGCGCATCGTCGTGGGCTCAGCGCTGCACTCCCTCCAGCAGACCAGCGCCTCCTGTCCTGCTATGAACGGCAACGCGACCGGCTCTAGCAATCTTGCTGCTACTGGGAGTGTCGGGGTAGCAGACCATACCGTAGCGGATGTCATCTCCTTCCTGAGTGCTCTAGCGAAGGGGCTTGGTAACacggagagcagcaccggcgcagAGCTGGTAGCGGAGAGTGGCGTGAACAGCTCATCGGCGTCGTCTCCGAATGGCTCCGTGGGTGAGCAGTTGCCCATGTGCAGCACTCCCAACACGTCCAGCTTGGCCGTCGGTAGACCTCTCACCGCGTGTGGTACGTCGTCAGATGCCCCGCTCAGCACCTTGCCAGCGATGTCAAGAACAAACGTGCTTGTTGCGCAGGTGTTTCTGCATGTGACGCAGCGGGTGATGGAGGTCTTGAACCAACTGGCGGGCAGCTCCACGGTGCGCGAGAGTGTAGGGCAGCTTTTTCATCAGCTCATCAATACACTACCGTACGAGATGCTGCGGCCGTACATTGAGGAGTACGTCGCGGTCTGCCTCAACTGGATGGAGACCATACCGGAACTTGCAAAGTTGCTGCGGCTGATGTTCCAGTACGCGAACAAAGCTGGCAATCGTGGCGTGCTTTCTGTTGCGCGGCTCACCTCActgctgtggcagcgcctCTGCGTTGTTGGTGAGCTGAGCGAGGCGTCTCCGGTGGTATGTCTGGGTGTGGTGAGCGAGAGTGCACGAGAGCGGGTCAGCCTGTACAAGCAGTTCTTCACTTTTCTCTTCAGTGTCTCCGCATGGGGCTGCGTTGCAGCCTTTGGGCTCATGCCATCTGCATGCTGGATATCAAttctgcggcagctgtgctACGCACTGACGTTACCAGCCGAACTGGAGCTGCCCAAAGCGGCGCTGCAAGTGCTGGAGAAGCTCACGCAGGAGTTGACAGATTCCGTTGTCGCTCAGGCAGTGGCCcagtacagcagcgccgccgatgtAGTGGATGCTGCGACGGCTCAGCGGAATCAGCAAATCTTCCGGGAGTGCCTCCTGCAGGAAGCGCTGCCGACAGCCTTCAGCGCATTAACCGATCTTTCCTTCGACCTCGACGACGCCAAAAATTTTCTGCTGATGGGTGAGGTGCTACACTTTTTTCGGTTGTTGGTGGCGCGGTATGGTGACCCGGCGATGCAGGTGCTGTATGAACGCGTAGCGCCGTATGTGGGTgagacgacggcgatggAATGCTGTACCGTTATACGCGACCAACCTCGCGTTAACGCGGCGCTGAAGGCAAAGATGAAGCAGTTGCTGAGCCACGTGCATGCATCTCGGCGTCAAACTCCAGCACATCTGCTGGCATGA